A stretch of Myxococcus hansupus DNA encodes these proteins:
- a CDS encoding tetratricopeptide repeat protein, giving the protein MRSLALISLLVLPGCFYPADRGRALEAKVDRLGADTAQIQTELKEAREQLAAALPLIDEKVAEVTKALKGLDTAARRKDADIGVQFQKTVEDLAQLRGQVETYLHKITELETALAAQDQKLIAMQGEAALKEAEAKRKAEELKRPTDKKEFLALAKEKAKAGDVILARQLYNEFMKKWAKDPLVGDAHFGLGETYFTESKCREALFEYGKVLQDFPKAESAPESYLRSSDCFAQLKMKEESRLALEELIKSYPKSPEAKTAKDRIAELDKPKTPPAKKGKK; this is encoded by the coding sequence ATGCGAAGCTTGGCGCTGATTTCCCTGCTGGTCCTCCCAGGTTGCTTCTACCCCGCTGACCGCGGCCGCGCCCTCGAGGCGAAGGTCGACCGGCTCGGCGCTGACACGGCTCAGATTCAGACGGAGCTGAAGGAGGCGCGCGAGCAGCTCGCCGCCGCGCTCCCGCTGATCGACGAGAAGGTCGCCGAGGTCACCAAGGCCCTCAAGGGGCTGGACACCGCCGCGCGCCGCAAGGACGCGGACATCGGCGTCCAGTTCCAGAAGACGGTCGAGGACCTCGCCCAGCTCCGGGGCCAGGTGGAGACCTACCTCCACAAAATCACCGAGCTGGAGACCGCGCTGGCCGCGCAGGACCAGAAGCTCATCGCCATGCAGGGCGAGGCGGCGTTGAAGGAGGCCGAGGCCAAGCGGAAGGCCGAGGAGCTCAAGCGCCCCACGGACAAGAAGGAGTTCCTCGCGCTCGCCAAGGAGAAGGCCAAGGCCGGTGACGTGATTCTGGCCCGCCAGCTCTACAACGAGTTCATGAAGAAGTGGGCCAAGGACCCGCTGGTGGGGGATGCCCACTTCGGCCTGGGTGAGACGTACTTCACCGAGTCCAAGTGCCGCGAGGCCCTCTTCGAGTACGGCAAGGTGCTGCAGGACTTCCCGAAGGCGGAGTCCGCGCCAGAGTCCTACCTGCGCTCGTCGGACTGCTTCGCCCAGCTCAAGATGAAGGAAGAGTCGCGGCTGGCGCTCGAGGAACTCATCAAGAGCTACCCGAAGTCGCCCGAGGCGAAGACGGCGAAGGACCGCATCGCCGAGCTGGATAAGCCGAAGACGCCCCCGGCCAAGAAGGGCAAGAAGTGA
- a CDS encoding CheR family methyltransferase, which yields MAGGAQWSAVRAFLTAHTGMALSVPQIRRLDERLVARCQGLTPHQYLMFLKSPAGTTDLEDLVAALVVNKTDLFRDDVQLAAFRSQVLTPLVARLRRPLRVWSAGCATGEEVATLLVLLAEAGADPGSTVLGTDIAGDVLHRARWLAFSREQLNRVPPELRARYFTRAGAKESLAPALRERASFQSHNLMATPYPEAPGGGGFDVIFCRNVLIYFTAEAFQSTVAALAASLAPGGTLVLSASEPLLQVPPSLRVHRGAQAFFYVRPEEAAPDAAGTVDARGEVNANARAVSPPGRARPSRGARGNGVPEREGPSLREGADRRRGAVGTRPNGASVWPETSGSTMGAGEGRGLGVSPRPGTDSGAARGPGLSQAPVTGAGLGADPSPPSGPDAFLEADLLFACVLDGAASGVPDSVSERDLRRCLALDPDHAAARYLLGLLLEQCRRAAEATIEYRQALQSLEAGRARPVPFFLNPDRLRIACAHAAERLESSRRRR from the coding sequence GTGGCCGGCGGCGCGCAATGGTCCGCGGTGCGCGCCTTCTTGACGGCGCACACGGGCATGGCGCTGAGCGTGCCGCAAATCCGGCGGCTCGATGAGCGGCTGGTGGCGCGCTGTCAGGGGCTCACGCCGCACCAGTACCTGATGTTCCTCAAGTCTCCGGCGGGCACGACGGACCTGGAGGACCTCGTCGCCGCGCTGGTGGTGAACAAGACGGACCTCTTCCGGGACGACGTGCAGCTCGCCGCGTTCCGAAGTCAGGTGCTCACGCCGCTGGTGGCCCGGCTCCGGAGGCCCTTGCGCGTGTGGAGCGCGGGGTGCGCCACGGGCGAGGAGGTGGCCACGTTGCTCGTCCTGCTCGCGGAGGCTGGCGCGGACCCGGGCAGCACGGTGCTGGGGACGGACATCGCCGGGGACGTCTTGCACCGCGCGCGGTGGTTGGCCTTCAGTCGGGAACAACTCAACCGGGTCCCACCGGAGCTGCGCGCGCGGTACTTCACCCGCGCTGGCGCGAAGGAGTCACTGGCCCCCGCGCTGCGGGAGCGTGCGAGCTTCCAGAGCCACAACCTGATGGCCACGCCGTACCCGGAGGCCCCGGGAGGGGGCGGCTTCGACGTCATCTTCTGCCGCAACGTCCTCATCTACTTCACGGCGGAGGCCTTCCAGAGCACCGTGGCGGCGCTGGCCGCGAGCCTGGCGCCCGGGGGCACGTTGGTTCTGTCCGCGTCGGAGCCGCTGCTCCAGGTGCCGCCGTCGCTTCGGGTGCACCGGGGCGCGCAGGCCTTCTTCTACGTGCGTCCGGAAGAGGCGGCTCCGGACGCGGCCGGGACGGTGGATGCGCGGGGCGAGGTGAATGCCAATGCCCGTGCCGTCAGCCCTCCGGGGCGAGCGCGCCCATCGCGCGGGGCCCGTGGGAACGGAGTCCCTGAACGTGAGGGACCATCGCTTCGAGAAGGGGCGGACCGCAGGCGCGGCGCGGTTGGAACGCGCCCCAACGGCGCATCCGTGTGGCCGGAGACCTCGGGTTCCACGATGGGCGCAGGGGAGGGGCGCGGGCTGGGCGTGTCCCCGCGTCCGGGGACGGACTCCGGAGCAGCTCGCGGTCCAGGCCTGTCTCAGGCTCCCGTGACGGGCGCGGGGCTCGGGGCGGACCCGTCCCCGCCGTCCGGCCCGGATGCCTTCCTGGAGGCGGATCTGCTCTTCGCCTGCGTCCTGGACGGGGCCGCCTCGGGCGTACCGGACAGTGTCTCGGAGCGGGACTTGCGCCGCTGCCTCGCGTTGGACCCGGACCATGCGGCCGCCCGCTACCTCCTCGGCCTCCTCCTGGAGCAGTGCCGGCGCGCCGCCGAGGCCACCATCGAGTACCGGCAGGCGCTCCAGTCCCTGGAGGCCGGCCGTGCCCGCCCGGTGCCCTTCTTCCTCAATCCCGACCGTCTCCGGATTGCCTGCGCGCACGCTGCCGAGCGGCTGGAATCTTCTCGCAGGAGGCGCTGA
- the rpmE gene encoding 50S ribosomal protein L31, which yields MKPEIHPVYPASRVTCMCGNVVETKSTRGSFSVEICSNCHPFFTGKYKLVDTAGRIDRFRKKYGASPTSAASKKA from the coding sequence ATGAAGCCTGAAATCCATCCCGTCTACCCTGCGTCCCGCGTGACCTGCATGTGCGGCAACGTCGTGGAGACGAAGTCCACCCGCGGCTCGTTCTCGGTGGAAATCTGCTCGAACTGCCACCCCTTCTTCACGGGCAAGTACAAGCTCGTGGACACGGCCGGCCGCATCGACCGCTTCCGCAAGAAGTACGGCGCGTCGCCGACGTCCGCCGCCTCCAAGAAGGCGTAG
- a CDS encoding DNA-methyltransferase, whose translation MSAHAAAAPSLKVVRRSLSESVHSKGEAYTLLHGDSLELMSQFEPQTFDMIFADPPYFLSNGGTTCKGGKRVSVAKGGWDVSRGVEEDHKFTTEWLAACQRLLKPTGTLWVSGTQHVIFNAGFAMQKLGYKLLNTVTWFKPNASPNLACRYFTHSTELLIWASPKSGGKLQHTFNYARMKAENGGKQMRDAWALPPSGDAELTADGEGRMWTLTVPRGGEEKAHGSHPTQKPVALLERILEASCPPDALVLDPFNGSGTTGVAALKLGHRYVGIDMDEKYLDLSQKRLNAMASK comes from the coding sequence ATGTCCGCGCACGCTGCTGCAGCCCCTTCCCTGAAAGTCGTCCGCCGCTCGCTCAGCGAGAGCGTCCATTCCAAAGGGGAGGCCTACACGCTGCTGCACGGCGACAGCCTGGAGCTGATGTCCCAGTTCGAGCCCCAGACGTTCGACATGATTTTCGCCGACCCGCCGTACTTCCTCTCCAACGGCGGCACCACCTGCAAGGGCGGCAAGCGCGTCTCGGTGGCCAAGGGTGGCTGGGACGTGTCGCGCGGCGTGGAGGAGGACCACAAGTTCACCACCGAGTGGCTCGCGGCCTGCCAGCGCCTGCTCAAGCCCACCGGCACGCTGTGGGTGAGCGGCACGCAGCACGTCATCTTCAACGCCGGCTTCGCGATGCAGAAGCTCGGCTACAAGCTGCTCAACACCGTCACCTGGTTCAAGCCCAACGCGAGCCCCAACCTGGCGTGCCGCTACTTCACGCACTCCACGGAGCTGCTCATCTGGGCCTCGCCGAAGTCCGGCGGCAAGCTGCAGCACACGTTCAACTACGCGCGCATGAAGGCGGAGAACGGCGGCAAGCAGATGCGCGACGCCTGGGCGCTGCCGCCCTCCGGTGACGCCGAGCTGACGGCGGACGGCGAGGGCCGGATGTGGACGCTCACCGTCCCGCGCGGCGGCGAGGAGAAGGCCCACGGCAGCCACCCCACGCAGAAGCCGGTGGCGCTGCTGGAGCGCATCCTGGAGGCGAGCTGCCCCCCGGACGCGCTCGTGCTGGACCCCTTCAACGGCAGCGGCACCACGGGCGTGGCGGCCCTCAAGCTGGGCCACCGCTACGTGGGCATCGACATGGACGAGAAGTACCTCGACCTGTCCCAGAAGCGCCTGAACGCGATGGCGTCCAAGTAG
- a CDS encoding thiolase family protein, translating to MAGRVVIASAVRTPFTRAHKGEFKDTRPDTLAAVAIKEAVAQVPGLKPEDIGDVVLGCAMPEAEQGMNVARVATLLAGLPVTVPAMTINRFCSSGSQAIAQVAQAIQAGMYDVGIGGGTESMTMVPMGGNKASANPEVMERLPEVYTSMGATAENIASRYSVSREDADKFAAESQRRAAAAREQGKFKEEIVPVTTTYYDDDGVAQEVTVTVDTILRPETTQEGLAKLRPAFNPKGVVTAGNASPLTDGAAAAVVMSEAKAKELGVKPLGYFIDAAVAGVPPEVMGIGPVPAVRKLLEKNKLKVEDIDVFELNEAFGAQALYCVRELGIPADKVNPNGGAIALGHPLGVSGARMVATILRELKRRNGRYGVVSMCIGGGMGFAALIEAPK from the coding sequence ATGGCTGGTCGAGTCGTGATTGCCAGCGCGGTCCGCACGCCCTTCACCCGCGCCCACAAGGGAGAGTTCAAGGACACCCGGCCGGATACCCTGGCCGCTGTCGCCATCAAGGAGGCCGTTGCCCAGGTCCCCGGCCTCAAGCCGGAAGACATCGGTGACGTCGTCCTGGGCTGTGCCATGCCGGAAGCCGAGCAGGGCATGAACGTGGCCCGCGTGGCCACGCTGCTGGCGGGCCTGCCCGTCACGGTGCCCGCGATGACCATCAACCGGTTCTGTTCCTCCGGTTCGCAGGCCATCGCCCAGGTGGCCCAGGCCATCCAGGCGGGGATGTACGACGTGGGCATCGGTGGTGGCACCGAGTCCATGACGATGGTCCCCATGGGCGGCAACAAGGCGAGCGCCAACCCCGAGGTGATGGAGCGCCTGCCGGAGGTCTACACCTCCATGGGCGCCACCGCGGAGAACATCGCGTCGCGCTACAGCGTGTCGCGTGAGGACGCGGACAAGTTCGCCGCCGAGAGCCAGCGCCGTGCCGCCGCCGCGCGGGAGCAGGGCAAGTTCAAGGAGGAGATCGTCCCCGTCACCACGACGTACTACGACGACGACGGCGTGGCGCAGGAAGTCACCGTCACCGTGGACACCATCCTCCGCCCGGAGACCACGCAGGAGGGCCTGGCCAAGCTGCGCCCGGCCTTCAACCCCAAGGGCGTGGTGACGGCCGGTAACGCGTCGCCGCTGACGGACGGCGCCGCCGCCGCGGTGGTGATGAGCGAGGCGAAGGCGAAGGAGCTGGGCGTCAAGCCGCTGGGCTACTTCATCGACGCCGCGGTGGCCGGCGTGCCCCCGGAAGTCATGGGCATTGGCCCGGTTCCGGCGGTCCGCAAGCTGCTGGAGAAGAACAAGCTCAAGGTCGAGGACATCGACGTCTTCGAGCTGAACGAGGCCTTCGGCGCGCAGGCCCTGTACTGCGTGCGCGAGCTGGGCATCCCCGCCGACAAGGTGAACCCCAACGGCGGCGCCATCGCCCTGGGTCACCCGCTGGGCGTCTCCGGCGCGCGCATGGTGGCCACCATCCTGCGCGAGCTGAAGCGCCGCAACGGCCGCTACGGCGTCGTCTCCATGTGCATCGGCGGCGGCATGGGCTTCGCGGCGCTCATCGAGGCGCCGAAGTAA
- a CDS encoding M1 family metallopeptidase yields the protein MARLDPHSYNDSTQPETETLDWRARVDFRTQRLHAEVTHTLKEASAGPLDLDTRDLEIRDVVDTAGRPLPYILSPSEPILGSRLRIELPAGLRQFTVRYRTAPHASALQWLTPSQTAGGQHPFLYSQCQAIHARSVVPLQDTPRIRIRYQASLRIPKALKAVMAASFLRREELGVEAEEHYEMPQPVPPYLLAFAVGSLAPKELGPRSRVWAEPELLEDAAEEFSGVDDMLRAAESLFGPYDWERFDLLTMPPSFPYGGMENPRLTFLTPTLITGDKSLVNVVAHELAHSWTGNLVTNASAEHFWLNEGFTVFAERRILEALAGQEVTALHGALGRRALDSAMQHFRSHPQLTSLRTHLAGVDPDEAFSQIPYEKGYLLLRAMEDAAGRPAFDEFLRRYLATYRFRALTTEEFVAFAEKELPGVLAQVDAEAYLHRPGVPAGAPSPRSRRLESLEALRGTVPTQEQAKDWTPTEWQLYLESLPRTTPRDVFQQLDARFHLTQSRNPEVLVAWLVAALRGGWEPAVARTEAFLGEVGRMKYLKPLYGVLSASHDYRGLARALFKKHGERYHPIARQGVELILSRA from the coding sequence ATGGCGCGCCTCGACCCGCACTCGTACAACGACAGCACGCAGCCTGAGACGGAAACCCTGGACTGGAGGGCCCGCGTCGATTTCAGGACGCAGCGGCTTCACGCGGAAGTCACACACACCCTGAAGGAAGCCTCGGCGGGTCCGCTGGACCTGGATACTCGGGATCTGGAAATCCGAGACGTGGTCGACACCGCGGGTCGCCCCTTGCCCTACATCCTCTCCCCTTCCGAGCCCATCCTGGGCAGCCGGCTGCGCATCGAGCTGCCGGCGGGCTTGAGGCAATTCACCGTGCGCTACCGCACGGCGCCGCACGCGAGCGCGCTCCAGTGGCTGACGCCCTCGCAGACGGCCGGTGGGCAGCACCCCTTCCTCTATAGCCAGTGCCAGGCCATCCACGCCCGAAGCGTGGTGCCACTCCAGGACACGCCGCGCATCCGCATCCGCTACCAGGCGTCGCTGCGGATTCCCAAGGCGCTCAAGGCCGTCATGGCCGCCAGCTTCCTGCGGCGCGAGGAGCTGGGGGTGGAGGCGGAGGAACACTACGAGATGCCCCAGCCGGTGCCGCCCTACCTGCTCGCCTTCGCGGTGGGCAGCCTGGCGCCCAAGGAGCTGGGGCCGCGCTCACGCGTGTGGGCGGAGCCGGAGCTCTTGGAGGACGCGGCGGAGGAGTTCTCCGGCGTGGACGACATGCTGCGCGCCGCGGAGTCCCTCTTCGGGCCCTACGACTGGGAGCGGTTCGACCTGCTCACCATGCCGCCCTCGTTCCCCTACGGCGGCATGGAGAACCCGCGGCTGACGTTCCTCACGCCCACGCTCATCACCGGCGACAAGAGTCTGGTGAATGTGGTGGCGCACGAGCTGGCGCACTCGTGGACGGGCAACCTGGTGACGAATGCCTCCGCGGAGCACTTCTGGCTCAACGAGGGCTTCACCGTCTTCGCCGAGCGCCGCATCCTGGAGGCGCTGGCCGGGCAGGAGGTCACCGCGCTGCACGGCGCGCTGGGCCGGCGGGCGCTGGACTCCGCGATGCAGCACTTCCGCTCGCACCCGCAGCTCACGTCGCTGCGCACGCACCTGGCCGGCGTGGACCCGGACGAGGCCTTCTCCCAGATTCCCTACGAGAAGGGCTACCTGCTCCTGCGCGCCATGGAGGACGCCGCCGGACGCCCCGCGTTCGACGAGTTCCTGCGCCGCTACCTGGCCACCTACCGCTTCCGCGCGCTCACCACGGAGGAGTTCGTGGCCTTCGCGGAGAAGGAGCTGCCCGGGGTGCTCGCCCAGGTGGACGCGGAGGCGTACCTGCACCGGCCCGGCGTGCCCGCGGGGGCGCCGTCGCCGCGCTCGCGCCGGCTGGAATCCCTGGAGGCGCTGCGAGGCACGGTGCCCACGCAGGAGCAGGCCAAGGATTGGACGCCCACGGAGTGGCAGCTCTACCTGGAGTCCCTGCCGCGCACGACGCCTCGGGACGTCTTCCAGCAGCTCGACGCGCGCTTCCACCTCACCCAGAGCCGCAACCCGGAGGTCCTGGTGGCGTGGCTGGTGGCGGCGCTGCGCGGGGGCTGGGAGCCGGCCGTGGCGCGCACCGAGGCGTTCCTCGGCGAGGTGGGCCGGATGAAGTACCTCAAGCCGCTGTACGGGGTGCTCTCCGCGTCCCACGACTACCGCGGCCTGGCGCGCGCCCTCTTCAAGAAGCACGGGGAGCGCTACCACCCCATCGCCCGGCAGGGCGTGGAGCTCATCCTGTCGCGCGCCTGA
- a CDS encoding MutS-related protein, whose amino-acid sequence MSATAEPPSPHRTYTERRAAAQAELTTLDRVSARYANLRTLAFLAAAGIAGFVLAGRLPKVAWWASAAALVLYGVLAVLHHQVFRREARAKLYVTLNERGLARLGPGWHDFAERGERFLSPSHLYTPDLDVFGQGSLYQLLNETATRAGEERLAAWLSTPASAEDVESRQGAARELAPNIDFRQDLCVDARDASREKADPALFIQWAESGPSLNAIRWARPVAVVLPLVTLTVYVLGKFGVLPESAFWAGLAAQLGVAVITRGPLKVMDEGVEAGERGFVRYAPIFERVEGQRFEHPRLKKLQSGLQQAGQPPVSEHFKRFSRLFSFIEFKRHQFHPLIHWLTLWDIHAHFALERWREAHGKQLRQWFEALAELEALSCIAGLAHDRPDFTWPRMAATGPCVEATALGHPLLDAPVPNDVSLPGPRHALLITGSNMSGKTTLMRAVGANVVLALAGAPVSAKSFRLSPLQVLTSMRVKDSLERGVSYFYAEVQRIKAVLDAAQTARGQVLFLLDEILLGTNTRERQIASREVLRLLLGTGAIGAVTTHDLSLAVLADEPGAHVVNVHFRDHLEDGKMVFDYTLRQGVVDTTNALRVLRLAGVPVDDPDEVAVAR is encoded by the coding sequence GTGTCCGCCACCGCCGAGCCCCCCTCCCCGCACCGTACGTACACCGAGCGCCGCGCCGCCGCGCAGGCTGAGCTGACCACGCTGGACCGTGTCAGCGCCCGTTACGCCAATTTGCGAACACTCGCGTTCCTGGCCGCGGCTGGCATCGCGGGCTTTGTCCTGGCCGGCCGCCTGCCCAAGGTGGCGTGGTGGGCCAGCGCCGCGGCCCTGGTGCTCTATGGCGTGCTCGCCGTCCTCCACCACCAGGTCTTCCGCCGCGAGGCCCGCGCGAAGCTGTACGTGACGCTCAACGAGCGAGGCCTGGCGCGGCTCGGCCCGGGCTGGCACGACTTCGCCGAGCGCGGGGAGCGCTTCCTCTCCCCCAGCCACCTGTACACGCCGGACCTGGATGTCTTCGGTCAGGGCAGCCTCTACCAGCTCCTCAACGAGACGGCGACGCGCGCGGGTGAGGAGCGGCTGGCGGCGTGGCTCTCCACGCCCGCGTCCGCGGAGGATGTCGAGTCCCGGCAAGGCGCCGCTCGCGAGCTGGCGCCGAACATCGACTTCCGGCAGGACCTCTGCGTGGACGCGCGCGACGCCTCCCGCGAGAAGGCGGACCCGGCGCTGTTCATCCAGTGGGCGGAGTCCGGGCCGTCGTTGAACGCCATCCGCTGGGCGCGTCCCGTCGCGGTGGTGCTGCCCCTGGTGACGCTGACCGTCTACGTCCTGGGCAAATTCGGTGTGCTGCCGGAGTCCGCCTTCTGGGCCGGACTGGCCGCGCAGCTCGGCGTGGCCGTCATCACCCGCGGCCCGCTGAAGGTCATGGACGAAGGCGTGGAGGCCGGTGAGCGGGGCTTCGTCCGCTACGCCCCCATCTTCGAGCGCGTGGAGGGCCAGCGCTTCGAGCACCCGCGCCTGAAGAAGCTCCAGTCCGGACTCCAGCAGGCCGGCCAGCCGCCGGTGTCCGAGCACTTCAAGCGCTTCAGCCGCCTGTTCTCGTTCATCGAGTTCAAGCGCCACCAGTTCCACCCGCTGATTCACTGGCTCACGCTCTGGGACATCCACGCGCACTTCGCGCTGGAGCGCTGGCGCGAGGCCCACGGCAAGCAACTGCGCCAGTGGTTCGAGGCCCTGGCCGAGCTGGAGGCCCTCTCCTGCATCGCCGGGCTCGCGCATGACCGGCCGGACTTCACCTGGCCTCGCATGGCCGCCACGGGCCCCTGCGTGGAGGCCACGGCCCTGGGACACCCGCTGCTGGACGCGCCGGTGCCCAACGACGTGTCCCTGCCCGGCCCCCGGCACGCGCTGCTCATCACCGGCTCCAACATGAGCGGCAAGACGACGCTGATGCGCGCGGTGGGAGCCAACGTGGTGCTCGCGCTGGCCGGCGCGCCGGTGAGCGCGAAGTCCTTCCGCCTGTCACCGCTCCAGGTGCTCACCAGCATGCGGGTGAAGGACTCGCTGGAGCGCGGCGTCTCGTACTTCTACGCGGAGGTGCAGCGCATCAAGGCGGTGTTGGATGCGGCGCAGACGGCGCGCGGACAGGTGCTCTTCCTGCTGGACGAAATCCTCCTGGGCACCAACACGCGCGAGCGGCAAATCGCCTCACGCGAGGTGCTGCGCCTGCTGCTGGGCACCGGCGCCATTGGCGCGGTGACGACGCATGACCTGTCCCTGGCGGTGCTCGCGGACGAGCCAGGGGCGCACGTCGTCAACGTCCACTTCCGGGACCACCTGGAGGACGGGAAGATGGTGTTCGACTACACGCTGCGCCAGGGCGTGGTGGACACCACGAACGCGCTGCGCGTGCTGCGGCTGGCGGGCGTGCCCGTGGACGACCCGGACGAAGTCGCCGTGGCGCGCTGA
- a CDS encoding 3-hydroxyacyl-CoA dehydrogenase/enoyl-CoA hydratase family protein, protein MTTRIRKVAVLGAGVMGSGIAAHLANSGVRALLLDIVPPKAGPGEDTSSKAFRNKFAQGALANLRKQKPSPIVSGEVLTNIEVGNFEDDLNRIAECDWVVEVVKEDLKIKQDLFAKVEKIVRPGTIVSSNTSGMSIVGMTEGRGAEFKKNFLVTHFFNPVRYMKLLELVAGKETSPEVLKTLHRFGEEVLGKGIVYGKDTTNFIANRIGVYGMMRTIASMEKAELSIEEVDKIFGPAMGRPKSAVFRTADIVGLDTFTHVAKNCYDTLTHDEERDVFASPAFLQKMVEKNMLGDKSGGGFYKKQGKEILALDLKSLEYRPQAKVRYESLGAARDIENVRERVASVMNAEDKAAKFAEGVTLDVLAYTSRRIPEIADDVVNVDRGVRWGFGWDLGPFEVWDAYGVKKGVERMKALGLKPAAWVEEMLAAGRESFYGVADGKDTYWDIPSKSVKVVPENARTQRVEYLKRGNKKIAGNDGATLWDLGDGATLLEFHTKMNSIDDQIIEMMNTALDETEKNHKGLVIGNDGSNFSAGANIVALLWAAKSGEFESIRKLVTGFQAVNQRMRYSPVPVVTAPFNLTLGGGAEVTMGGNAIQASAELYMGLVEVGVGLIPGGGGNMQLLRNVYGPFGTDKDFDFFPFLKKIFLTIGMAKVATSAEEAREAGFLTQADGISANRDFLLSDAKARVLGMADAGFKAPRPSRFRLPGTSGAATIDMMLYDMELNGQVSAHDRKIAQKLAKVLTGGNTSSSLLVTEERLLELEAEAFLSLCGEEKTQDRLQHMIEKGKPLRN, encoded by the coding sequence ATGACGACGCGGATCCGCAAAGTGGCTGTGCTGGGCGCCGGAGTAATGGGCAGCGGCATCGCCGCGCACCTGGCCAACTCGGGCGTGCGCGCGCTCCTCCTGGACATCGTTCCGCCCAAGGCCGGCCCGGGCGAGGACACCTCCTCGAAGGCGTTTCGCAACAAGTTCGCCCAGGGCGCGCTGGCCAACCTGCGCAAGCAGAAGCCCAGCCCCATCGTCTCCGGCGAGGTGCTCACCAACATCGAGGTGGGTAACTTCGAGGACGACCTGAACCGCATCGCCGAGTGCGACTGGGTGGTCGAGGTGGTGAAGGAGGACCTGAAGATCAAGCAGGACCTCTTCGCCAAGGTGGAGAAGATCGTCCGCCCGGGCACCATCGTGTCGTCCAACACCTCCGGCATGTCGATTGTCGGGATGACGGAGGGCCGCGGCGCGGAGTTCAAGAAGAACTTCCTCGTCACGCACTTCTTCAACCCCGTCCGCTACATGAAGCTCCTGGAGCTGGTGGCCGGCAAGGAGACGTCCCCGGAGGTGCTCAAGACGCTGCACCGCTTCGGCGAAGAGGTGCTGGGCAAGGGCATCGTCTACGGCAAGGACACCACCAACTTCATCGCGAACCGCATTGGCGTGTACGGGATGATGCGGACCATCGCCTCCATGGAGAAGGCGGAGCTGTCCATCGAAGAGGTGGACAAGATCTTTGGCCCGGCCATGGGCCGCCCCAAGTCCGCCGTGTTCCGCACCGCGGACATCGTGGGCCTGGACACGTTCACCCACGTGGCGAAGAACTGTTACGACACGCTGACGCACGATGAAGAGCGTGACGTGTTCGCCAGCCCCGCGTTCCTCCAGAAGATGGTGGAGAAGAACATGCTGGGCGACAAGAGCGGCGGCGGCTTCTACAAGAAGCAGGGCAAGGAGATCCTCGCGCTCGACCTGAAGTCGCTGGAGTACCGGCCGCAGGCGAAGGTGCGCTACGAGTCGCTGGGCGCCGCGCGGGACATCGAGAACGTGCGCGAGCGCGTGGCCTCGGTGATGAACGCCGAGGACAAGGCGGCGAAGTTCGCCGAGGGCGTCACGCTGGACGTGCTGGCCTACACCAGCCGCCGCATCCCGGAGATCGCCGACGACGTGGTCAACGTGGACCGCGGCGTGCGCTGGGGCTTCGGTTGGGACCTGGGGCCCTTCGAGGTCTGGGACGCGTACGGCGTGAAGAAGGGCGTGGAGCGGATGAAGGCCCTGGGCCTGAAGCCGGCCGCGTGGGTGGAGGAGATGCTGGCCGCTGGCCGCGAGTCCTTCTACGGCGTGGCGGACGGCAAGGACACGTACTGGGACATCCCGTCCAAGTCCGTGAAGGTGGTGCCGGAGAACGCCCGCACGCAGCGCGTGGAGTACCTCAAGCGCGGCAACAAGAAGATCGCCGGCAACGACGGCGCCACGCTGTGGGACCTGGGCGACGGCGCGACGCTGCTCGAGTTCCACACGAAGATGAACTCCATCGATGACCAGATCATCGAGATGATGAACACCGCGCTGGACGAGACGGAGAAGAACCACAAGGGCCTCGTCATCGGGAACGACGGCTCCAACTTCTCCGCGGGCGCGAACATCGTGGCGCTGCTGTGGGCGGCCAAGAGCGGCGAGTTCGAGTCCATCCGCAAGCTGGTGACGGGCTTCCAGGCGGTGAACCAGCGCATGCGCTACAGCCCGGTGCCGGTGGTGACGGCGCCCTTCAACCTCACGCTCGGCGGCGGCGCCGAGGTGACGATGGGCGGCAACGCCATCCAGGCCAGCGCCGAGCTGTACATGGGCCTGGTGGAAGTGGGCGTGGGCCTCATCCCGGGCGGCGGCGGCAACATGCAGTTGCTGCGCAACGTCTACGGCCCGTTCGGCACGGACAAGGACTTCGACTTCTTCCCCTTCCTGAAGAAGATCTTCCTCACCATCGGCATGGCGAAGGTTGCCACCAGCGCGGAAGAGGCGCGCGAGGCGGGCTTCCTGACGCAGGCGGATGGCATCAGCGCCAACCGGGACTTCCTGCTGTCCGACGCGAAGGCCCGCGTGCTGGGCATGGCGGACGCCGGCTTCAAGGCGCCCCGTCCCTCGCGCTTCCGCCTGCCGGGCACCAGCGGCGCGGCCACCATCGACATGATGCTCTACGACATGGAGCTCAACGGCCAGGTGAGCGCGCACGACCGGAAGATCGCCCAGAAGCTGGCGAAGGTCCTGACGGGTGGCAACACCAGCTCGTCGCTGCTCGTGACGGAAGAGCGCTTGCTGGAGCTGGAGGCGGAGGCCTTCCTGAGCCTGTGCGGCGAGGAGAAGACCCAGGACCGCCTGCAGCACATGATTGAGAAGGGCAAGCCGCTGCGGAACTGA